AAAAAAACAATTAACAAAAAAAACAATTAATTCTATCATGAAAAAAATTGAAGCAATTATTAGAAAGTCAAAATTTAGAGCAGTAAAAGACGCTTTGCTTGAAGTTGGTGTAAACTTTTTCTCTTACTGGGATGTTACCGGTTTAGGAAACGAAAAAGAAGGCCATGTTTACAGAGGTGTTAGCTACAGTACAAGCGACATACAAAGAAGACATTTAGCCATTGTTGTAAATGATGATTTTGAAGAAATTACCGTTAATACAATTATAAAAGCAGCTTCTACAGGAGACGTAGGTGATGGTAAAATTTTTGTAAGCGATGTAAAAGAAGCATACAGAATAAGAACAGGAGAAAAAGGCGGACAAACTTTAAAATAAACGATTACAAATTTTTATTATGGAATTATTAACAATAAACAATGTATGGATGATGATCTGTACAGCACTAGTTTTCTTTATGCACACAGGTTTTGCATTTTTAGAAATTGGTTTAACAAGACAAAAAAACACACTTAACATATTATTTAAAAATATATTTATTATCACCATTGGATTACTACTATACGCATTAGTTGGTTTTAACTTAATGTACCCTGGTTTTGCTGATGGATCTTCTGGAATTATTGGTTTTGCAGGATTTGGATTATCATCTCCACTTACCGCAGAAGGCGCTCTAGACCTTACCTACAACTCTGGATATACATACTGGACAGACTTCTTATTTCAAGGAATGTTTGCTGCTACAGCTGCAACCATCGTTTCTGGTGCCGTTGCAGAAAGAATGAAAATTCTTCCTTTTATGATTTTTGCTATTTTATACGTAGGCTTTGTGTACCCAATTGCAGGTTCTTGGAAATGGGGTGGTGGATTTTTAGATCAATTATCAACACCTTTTTACGATTTTGCTGGTTCTACTTTAGTACACTCTGTTGGTGGATGGGCTGCTGTAGTAGCTGTTTGCCTTCTAGGATCAAGAATTGGAAAATTTAAAAATGGAGAAATACAAGCTATCCCTGGACACAACATTCCTTTAGCAACTGCCGGAGTTTTAATTCTTTGGTTAGGATGGTTTGGTTTTAACGGAGGTTCTGTTTTATCTGCAGACCCAACATTAACCTCTTTAACTTTAGTTACTACTTGTTTATCTGCTGCTGCAGGAGGTGTTATAGCTGCAATTGTATCTACAATAATGTATAAAAATTTAGATTTAACAATGTTCTTAAATGGTATTTTAGGAGGATTAGTTGGTATTACTGCAGGAGCAGATCAAATGTCTCCTACAGATGCAATTTTAGTTGGCGCTATTGCCGGAGCTTTAATTGTTTTTGCTGTTAGTTTAATCGATAAATTAAAATTAGACGATCCTGTTGGTGCAATTGCTGTTCACTTAGTATGTGGTATCTGGGGAACCCTAGCTGTTGGATTATTTGGTAACCTTGCAGGTGTAGATCAGTTTATTAGCCAACTAATAGGAGTTGCCTGTTATGCGGTATTCTGTTTAGTAACTTCATTTATCATCCTATTTACCTTAAAGAAAACAATGGGTATTAGAGTAAGTGAAAGAGAAGAAATAGAAGGCTTAGATGCACATGAACATGGTATGGAAGCATATCCTGACTTCCGATTAAACGAGCATTAATCACCCAAAAAACATAAAAGAAGAGTCTGTAAATTTAATTATTTACGGACTTTTCCTGTTTTTATGAATTTGATAATAAAAATGCTCCACATTGTCATAAGTAAACTTTTTGCTATGTTTTATTGATTTCATCATAAAAATCACATTAAAATAACAATAACATTGAGTCCTTTTCAATAAAATACATAGATTTGTATATATAATTGAACACAATATGGAGAAACAAGGATTATACTTACCAGAGTTTGAACACGAAAATTGCGGTGCTGGTTTTATCTGTAATTTAAATGGAGAAAAGACAAATCAAATTATACACGATGCACTAGAAATTCTAGTTAAACTAGAACATAGAGGTGGTGTTAGTGCTGATGGAAAAACAGGAGATGGAGCCGGAATATTGATAGATATTCCTCACGACTATTTCAAAAGAGTTTGTGACTTTCCTATTCCAGAGCAAAGAGAATATGCGGTTGGTATGGTATTTCTTCCTAAGGTTAGCAATCAATACGATTTTTGTAAAACCACGTTTGAAAACGAAATTAAAGAACAAGGACTCGCCATTTTAGGATGGAGAGAAGTTCCTGTAGACTCTTCTCAATTAGGAGAAATTGCTTTAGCTTCTGAACCAAATATTGAACAATTATTTATAGGTAAAACAGAAGAAATAGACGAGGCTACTTTTAAAGCTAAGTTATATGCTGCTCGTAAAATTGCAGAACATGCCATCAGAAAATCTAAAATTTCTGAAAGTAAATATTTCTACATTCCGAGTTTATCATTAACCACTATCATCTATAAAGGTATTATTATGCCAGAAGATATTGGTCCTTATTATAAAGATTTACAAGCAATAGATTTAGTAACACGTTTGGCATTAGTACACCAACGTTTTTCTACCAACACAATGCCAACTTGGGAGTTAGCACAACCATTTAGACACATGTGTCAGAATGGAGAAATTAACACTTTACGTGGTAATGTTAGTAGAATGCGTGTTCGTGAAGAAATCATGAAAAGCGATGTTTTTGGTCCACAAATAGAAAAATTATTTCCAATTATATTACCAGGAAAATCAGATTCTGCTTCTATGGATATGGTTGTTGAGTTGTTAACTCACACAGGCCGTTCTTTACCAGAAATTATGATGATGATGATTCCTGAAGCTTGGGAAAAACACAAAACCATGTCTAAAGAGCGTAAAGCTTTTTACGAATACAATGGTTGTATTATGGAACCTTGGGATGGTCCTGCCTCTGTACCTTTTACAGATGGAGACTATATTGGAGCTTTATTAGACAGAAACGGATTAAGACCTTCTAGATATACCGTTACCAAAAGCGGTAGTTTAATTATGTCATCAGAAATTGGTGTTGTAGATGTAGCACCAGAAGACATCAAAGAACATGGTAGATTAGAACCAGGAAAAATGTTCTTGGTAGACATGAACGAAGGAAGAATCATTGAGGATGAAGAAATAAAAAGTAAAATTGTTTCTGAAAGACCTTATCAAGAATGGTTAGATAATACTCGTTTACACTTAAAAGACGTACCTTATAACGGAGAAACTTGCCCTATAGAATCTATTGATGTAAAAACGCGTCAACGTTTATTCAATTACACTTTTGAAGATATTCAGGAAGTAATTACACCAATGGCAATTGTTGGTAAAGAAGCTTTAGGATCTATGGGAATAGATACACCTTTAGCTGTTTTATCAGACAGACCTCAATTAATATCTAACTACTTTAAACAATTATTTGCACAAGTTACAAACCCTCCTTTAGATGGTATTCGTGAAGAAATTGTAACAGATATTAGTTTAAATTTAGGAAAAGATAGAAACATTTTCAGCATTACAGACAGACAATGTAGAAAATTAAGAATTCAGAATCCGGTTATTTCTAATGCAGATTTAGAAAAAATTAGAAACATAGATATAGAAAGCTTTAAAGCAGCAACAATACAAATATTATATCCAAAAGCACAAGGTTTAAATGGTCTTGAAGATGCTTTAGATAATATTGTTATTCAAGTTGAAAAAGCTTTAGAACAAAAGAATAATATTATTATTCTTTCAGATAGAGGTGTAAACCAAGAGCTTGCTCCTATCCCAGCTTTATTAGCTTGTTCTTTTGTAAACCATCAATTAAACCGTTTACGCAAGCGTTCTCATTTCGATATTATTATTGAATCTGCAGAACCACGTGAACCTCATCATTTTGCTACTTTATTTGGTTACGGCGCAAGTGCCGTAAACCCATATATGGTAAATGAAATTATTAGAATGCAAGTTAAAGAAGGCTTCATTACTGGTATGGATGAACAAAAAGCAGTTGATAACTTTAACAAAGCAATTGGAAAAGGAATCTTAAAAGTAATGAACAAAATAGGAATCTCTACTTTACATTCTTACAGAGGTTCTCAGATTTTTGAAATTGTAGGTTTCAACTCTCCTTTTGTAGAAAAATACTTCCCTTATACTGCTTCTAGAATTGAAGGTATTGGTTTGTATGAAATAGAAAAAGAAATAGATCAACGCTACAAACAAGCATATCCAGATAATCAAATTGACAAAAACTTAGGTTTAAATGTTGGTGGAGATTATAGATGGAGAAGAAATAGTGAACGTCACTTATTTAATCCAACAACAGTTGCTAAACTACAGCAAGCTGTAAGATTAAGTGATCAAGGAAGTTATAACGTTTACGCAAAAGCAATTAACGAACAGTCAGAGAATTTAATGACAATTCGTGGTTTGTTTCAGTTCGACAACTTAGACCCAATTCCATTGGAAGAAGTAGAACCTTGGACAGAAATTGTAAAACGTTTTAAAACGGGTGCAATGTCTTACGGATCTATCTCTAGAGAGGCGCACGAAAACTTAGCGATTGCTATGAACAGAATTGGTGGTAAATCTAACTCTGGTGAAGGTGGTGAAGATAGAAAACGTTTTCAAAAAGACATCAATGGAGATAGTAGAAACTCTGCTATTAAACAAGTAGCATCTGGTAGATTTGGGGTAACTTCTCATTATTTAACCAACGCAAGAGAAATTCAAATAAAAATGGCTCAAGGAGCCAAACCTGGTGAAGGTGGTCAATTACCTGGAGCTAAAGTTTTACCTTGGATTGCTGCGGCAAGAAATTCAACTCCTTTTGTAGGATTAATTTCTCCTCCTCCACATCACGATATTTATTCTATTGAAGATTTAGCACAATTAATCTACGATTTAAAAAATGCAAATCGTGAAGCTAGAATTAATGTAAAATTAGTTTCAGAAGTTGGTGTAGGTACAATTGCAGCAGGTGTTGCAAAAGCAAAAGCAGATGTTGTTTTAATATCTGGTTATGACGGTGGTACAGGAGCGTCTCCTCTTACCTCTTTAAAACATGCAGGTTTACCTTGGGAACTTGGTTTAGCAGAAGCACAACAAACATTAGTTCTTAATGATTTAAGAAGTAGAATTGTTGTAGAATGTGATGGTCAGTTAAAAACAGGTAGAGATGTTGCTATTGCTGCATTATTAGGTGCTGAGGAATTTGGTTTTGCAACCGCTCCTTTAGTAGCTTCTGGTTGTATTATGATGCGTAAGTGTCACTTAAATACATGTCCGGTTGGTATTGCAACTCAAGATAAAGAGTTACGTAAAAACTTTAAAGGAACACCAGAACACGTAATTAACTTCTTCTACTACATTGCAGAAGAATTAAGAGGAATTATGGCACAACTTGGTTTTAGAACATTAGCTGAAATGGTTGGTCAAACTCATAAAATCAACGCAAATCACGCTATTAAGCATTATAAAGCAAAAGGTTTAGATTTATCTAGTATTTTACACAGACCAACTTCTTATAGAAGTATGACGGTAAGAAATACAGAAAGTCAAGATCATAATTTAGAAAGCGTTTTAGACTTTACTATATTAAAAGATTCACATAGAGCTTTGTATAGAAAAGAAAAAATGAACCTAGCATATCCAATCAAAAACACAAACAGAACTGTTGGAGCCATAGTTAGTAATGAAATCTCTAAAATTTACGGTCATTTAGGTTTACCTGAAGATACCTTAAACATCAACTTTACAGGTTCTGCAGGACAAAGTTTTGGAGCTTTTGGTGCACACGGATTAACGTTCACCATAGAAGGTAATACAAACGATTATTTAGGTAAAGGTTTATCTGGAGCCAAGTTAATTGTTAAAAAACCAGCAAGAGCAGATTTCTTAGCAGAAAACAATATTATTGTTGGTAATGTTTGTATGTTCGGAGCAGTAGCAGGACAAGCTTACATTAACGGAATTGCAGGAGAACGCTTTGCAGTTCGTAACTCTGGTGCAACTGCTGTTGTAGAAGGAGTTGGAGATCACTGTTGTGAATATATGACCGGTGGTAAAGTAATTGTTTTAGGAAAAACAGGTAGAAACTTTGCAGCAGGTATGAGTGGTGGTATTGCATATGTTTACGACCCTGAAAACAAATTTATAAATGGACTTTGTAATACAGAAACCATAGAGTTTGAAGAAATTAGTAAAGACGATGCAGCAGAATTAAAAGCAACTATAGAAAAACACGTTTTATATACAGATAGTAAAAGAGGTGCTGCTTTGTTAGCTGATTGGGATACAAGTTTAAAAAACTTTGTAAAAGTAATGCCTACAGAATACAAGAAAGCATTAATACGTATAGAAACAGAAGAACCAATGTTCGAAGAATTAACAATAGCATAATCTCATGGGAAAAATAACAGGATTTAAAGAATTTGAAAGACAAGATGAAGCCTATACTTCTGTAAAAGATCGTGTAAAAAATTATAAGGAATTTACGGTTCCTCTTTCTGAAGACGAAATAACAAAACAAGGTTCACGTTGCATGGATTGTGGTATTCCTTTTTGCCATAGTGGTTGTCCATTAGGAAATCTAATACCAGATTTCAATCATATGGTACACCAAGGAGAATGGAAAAAAGCTTCATGGATATTACATTCTACAAACAATTTTCCAGAATTTACAGGTCGTTTATGCCCTGCCCCATGTGAACAAGCATGTGTATTAGGTATTATAGAAGATCCAATTTCTATTGAAAACATAGAAAAAAACATTGTAGAACGTGCCTTTAAAGAAGGTTGGATTAAACCTCAACCGCCAAAAAATAGAACAGGAAAAACAATTGCTATTGTTGGTTCTGGACCAGCAGGTTTAGCAACAGCACAACAATTAAACAGAGCTGGTCATACAGTTACTGTTTTTGAAAGAGATGATGAAGTTGGTGGTTTATTACGCTACGGAATCCCTAACTTTAAGTTAGAAAAAGGAATCATAGACAGAAGAATTGCCATCTTAGAAGCAGAAGGAATTACATTTAAAACCAACGTAAACGTAGGTGTTAATTACGATGTAAAAGACCTAAAAGCTTTTGATAGTATTGTTTTATGTGGTGGATCTACAGAAAGACGTAGCTTACCAACTCCAGGTATCGATGCTGATGGAGTTGTACAAGCAATGGATTTTTTAACACAACAAACAAAAGTAGTACTTGGTAAAGAAGTAAAAGAGCGAGTACTTGCTACCGACAAAAACGTAATTGTTATTGGTGGTGGAGATACAGGTTCAGATTGTATTGGTACTTCAAACAGACACGGAGCAAAATCTGTTGTTAACTTTGAAATTATGCCAAAACCTCCAGGACACCGTTCACCTACAACTCCTTGGCCTTTTTGGCCATTACAATTAAAAACCTCTTCTTCTCATAAAGAAGGTGTAGAACGTAATTGGTTAATCAACACAAAGGAATTTGTAAAAGATGAAAACGGAAAATTAATTGCCTTAAAAACAATTAATGTAGAATGGAAAATGGTTCCAGGAGAAAGACCACAATTAATTGAAATTGCAGGTACAGAAAAAACTTGGCCATGTGACTTAGCTTTATTAGCACTAGGTTTTACAGGTC
The nucleotide sequence above comes from Polaribacter butkevichii. Encoded proteins:
- the gltB gene encoding glutamate synthase large subunit, with amino-acid sequence MEKQGLYLPEFEHENCGAGFICNLNGEKTNQIIHDALEILVKLEHRGGVSADGKTGDGAGILIDIPHDYFKRVCDFPIPEQREYAVGMVFLPKVSNQYDFCKTTFENEIKEQGLAILGWREVPVDSSQLGEIALASEPNIEQLFIGKTEEIDEATFKAKLYAARKIAEHAIRKSKISESKYFYIPSLSLTTIIYKGIIMPEDIGPYYKDLQAIDLVTRLALVHQRFSTNTMPTWELAQPFRHMCQNGEINTLRGNVSRMRVREEIMKSDVFGPQIEKLFPIILPGKSDSASMDMVVELLTHTGRSLPEIMMMMIPEAWEKHKTMSKERKAFYEYNGCIMEPWDGPASVPFTDGDYIGALLDRNGLRPSRYTVTKSGSLIMSSEIGVVDVAPEDIKEHGRLEPGKMFLVDMNEGRIIEDEEIKSKIVSERPYQEWLDNTRLHLKDVPYNGETCPIESIDVKTRQRLFNYTFEDIQEVITPMAIVGKEALGSMGIDTPLAVLSDRPQLISNYFKQLFAQVTNPPLDGIREEIVTDISLNLGKDRNIFSITDRQCRKLRIQNPVISNADLEKIRNIDIESFKAATIQILYPKAQGLNGLEDALDNIVIQVEKALEQKNNIIILSDRGVNQELAPIPALLACSFVNHQLNRLRKRSHFDIIIESAEPREPHHFATLFGYGASAVNPYMVNEIIRMQVKEGFITGMDEQKAVDNFNKAIGKGILKVMNKIGISTLHSYRGSQIFEIVGFNSPFVEKYFPYTASRIEGIGLYEIEKEIDQRYKQAYPDNQIDKNLGLNVGGDYRWRRNSERHLFNPTTVAKLQQAVRLSDQGSYNVYAKAINEQSENLMTIRGLFQFDNLDPIPLEEVEPWTEIVKRFKTGAMSYGSISREAHENLAIAMNRIGGKSNSGEGGEDRKRFQKDINGDSRNSAIKQVASGRFGVTSHYLTNAREIQIKMAQGAKPGEGGQLPGAKVLPWIAAARNSTPFVGLISPPPHHDIYSIEDLAQLIYDLKNANREARINVKLVSEVGVGTIAAGVAKAKADVVLISGYDGGTGASPLTSLKHAGLPWELGLAEAQQTLVLNDLRSRIVVECDGQLKTGRDVAIAALLGAEEFGFATAPLVASGCIMMRKCHLNTCPVGIATQDKELRKNFKGTPEHVINFFYYIAEELRGIMAQLGFRTLAEMVGQTHKINANHAIKHYKAKGLDLSSILHRPTSYRSMTVRNTESQDHNLESVLDFTILKDSHRALYRKEKMNLAYPIKNTNRTVGAIVSNEISKIYGHLGLPEDTLNINFTGSAGQSFGAFGAHGLTFTIEGNTNDYLGKGLSGAKLIVKKPARADFLAENNIIVGNVCMFGAVAGQAYINGIAGERFAVRNSGATAVVEGVGDHCCEYMTGGKVIVLGKTGRNFAAGMSGGIAYVYDPENKFINGLCNTETIEFEEISKDDAAELKATIEKHVLYTDSKRGAALLADWDTSLKNFVKVMPTEYKKALIRIETEEPMFEELTIA
- a CDS encoding P-II family nitrogen regulator — translated: MKKIEAIIRKSKFRAVKDALLEVGVNFFSYWDVTGLGNEKEGHVYRGVSYSTSDIQRRHLAIVVNDDFEEITVNTIIKAASTGDVGDGKIFVSDVKEAYRIRTGEKGGQTLK
- a CDS encoding ammonium transporter, which codes for MELLTINNVWMMICTALVFFMHTGFAFLEIGLTRQKNTLNILFKNIFIITIGLLLYALVGFNLMYPGFADGSSGIIGFAGFGLSSPLTAEGALDLTYNSGYTYWTDFLFQGMFAATAATIVSGAVAERMKILPFMIFAILYVGFVYPIAGSWKWGGGFLDQLSTPFYDFAGSTLVHSVGGWAAVVAVCLLGSRIGKFKNGEIQAIPGHNIPLATAGVLILWLGWFGFNGGSVLSADPTLTSLTLVTTCLSAAAGGVIAAIVSTIMYKNLDLTMFLNGILGGLVGITAGADQMSPTDAILVGAIAGALIVFAVSLIDKLKLDDPVGAIAVHLVCGIWGTLAVGLFGNLAGVDQFISQLIGVACYAVFCLVTSFIILFTLKKTMGIRVSEREEIEGLDAHEHGMEAYPDFRLNEH
- a CDS encoding glutamate synthase subunit beta, with amino-acid sequence MGKITGFKEFERQDEAYTSVKDRVKNYKEFTVPLSEDEITKQGSRCMDCGIPFCHSGCPLGNLIPDFNHMVHQGEWKKASWILHSTNNFPEFTGRLCPAPCEQACVLGIIEDPISIENIEKNIVERAFKEGWIKPQPPKNRTGKTIAIVGSGPAGLATAQQLNRAGHTVTVFERDDEVGGLLRYGIPNFKLEKGIIDRRIAILEAEGITFKTNVNVGVNYDVKDLKAFDSIVLCGGSTERRSLPTPGIDADGVVQAMDFLTQQTKVVLGKEVKERVLATDKNVIVIGGGDTGSDCIGTSNRHGAKSVVNFEIMPKPPGHRSPTTPWPFWPLQLKTSSSHKEGVERNWLINTKEFVKDENGKLIALKTINVEWKMVPGERPQLIEIAGTEKTWPCDLALLALGFTGPESTLADKLGLKTDARSNYKAEYGKYQTNVKNIFTAGDMRRGQSLIVWAISEGREAARQVDLFLMGKTELPTKDASGDLVAM